In Pseudomonas coleopterorum, the genomic window CCGCAATTCAAGGCCTACATCGTATATAACCAAGCCAGTGCCGACTCAGGAGCACAGCCCGATGCTGTCGGCATGCCTTCGATAGAGCAGCTGCAACAATGGATGCCCGCAGACCGAGACGTCGAAGCCTATTTTCTGGGCCCCAAGCCGTTCATGGCGTTCATGAAGCGCAGCCTGCATGAAATGGGCGTGCCGGACGGCCAGGCGCATTATGAGTTTTTCGGACCAGCAGAAAAGCTGGCCTAGTACTGGTCAGGTCAGGTTGGATCGCGAACCCGCACGACCAATCGAGAGGAGGGATAAGAAATGCCAAAACCCGACAGGCTGTCCGAGTGGGGAATAACGCACCCTATCATTCAAGCGCCCATGGTAGGTGTCTCGACGCCGCAATTGGCAGCGGCCGTTTCCAACGCTGGCGCGTTGGGCTCCATCGGTCTGGGCGCCAGTACGCCAGAGCAGGGGCGGGAGCTCATTCGGCAGACCAGGGCGCTGACCGGCAACCCCTTTAACGTCAATATGTTTTGCCATCGCCCTGCGGTGTTCGATCACGCCAGAAACGAGGCGTGGCTGAAGCATCTTGTGAGTTTTTTTGCCGAGTTCGAGAGTGTGCCGCCAACGGTCCTGAAGGAAATCTACAAAAGCTTTGTCGACGACCGCGCGATGCTTGAAATGCTCGTCGAAGAGAAGCCCGCTGTCGTCAGCTTTCATTTTGGCGCGCCGCCTGCGCAGTGGATCGAAGAACTCAAGTCGGCGGGCATCTACACCATGGGTTGTGCAACCACGTTGTCCGAAGCCCGGCAGCTTGAGCAGGCCGGGGCTCAGGTGATCGTTGCGCAGGGCTATGAAGCCGGCGGGCATCGCGGCGTGTTCGATGATGCGTTCGGTAAAGACCAGCAGATGGGGCTGTTTGCGTTGTTGCGCATTATCGTCGCAGCGGTGGATCTGCCAGTCATCGCTGCAGGCGGGATCATGGAAGGGGCTGGAATCAATGCAGCGATGATGCTTGGCGCCAGCGCCTGTCAGTTGGGAACGGCGTTCATCCTGTGCCCGGAGTCCTGTGCAACGCCAGCGCATCGAGAAGCGTTGAAAGGTCCTAAGGCCCATCAGACCCGGGTGACCAGCTACCTGTCCGGCCGCCCGGCCCGGGGCATTGAGAATCGCCTGTACCTGGAGTCCGGGGCCGACAGGATTCCTCTGCCAGCCGAGTATCCGCTGGCCTACGACGCTGCCAAAGCCTTGCATGGGGCGGCCAGCGCCAAGGGCTGCCACGACTTTGCTGCACAGTGGGCGGGGCAGGGTGCACCGCTGGCCAGGGAGCTACCTGCACAGAGGCTTGTGCAGGTGCTTGTCGAAGAAATGCAGGCCGCCTCTCGCTTTAGTCACTCATGAAAAAACCGGGCAAGTGCCCGGTGCTTTCATTGACGCTTCAAGGCTATCGGAACGCCGGCACCACCTCATTGATGAACAGCTCCAGCGATTTCTTCTTTTCGGCATGGGGCAGGCTGTTGTCGCACCAGAAGCTGAACTCGTCGACGCCCAACTCCTGGTAATGCTTGATGCGCGCGATAACCTGCTCGGGTGTGCCGATCATGGTGTTCTTGCGGATGTTCTCCAGTTCGAACTCCGGGCGCTCGGCGAACTTGGATTCCGGGCTGGGTTCCAGGAAACCGTTGACCGGAGTGGTCTTGTTGCCGAACCAGGCATCGAAGGTGCGGTAGAACCGCGAGATCGCCGTAGCGCCGACCTTCCAGCCTTCGGGGTCGTCGTTACCGTGAACATGGGTGTGACGCAGCACCATCAATTGCGGGCGCGGTACGGTCGGGTTGTTGGCCAGGGCCGCTTCGAACTTGTTCTTCAGATCGACCACTTCCTCGTCGCCCTTCATCAGCGGCGTGACCATGACGTTGCAACCATTGGCGACCGCGAAGTTGTGCGAGTCGGGGTCGCGCGCAGCGATCCACATCGGTGGCGTCCTGACCGGCTTCGGCACGCTGGTGGAGGTGGGAAATTTCCAGATATCGCCGTCATGGGCGTAGTCGCCTTCCCACAACTTGCGCACCACCGGCACCATCTCGCGCAGTGCGTTACCGCCGCTGCTGGCGGGCATGCCACCGGCCATGCGATCGAACTCTACCTGGTAGGCGCCGCGAGCCAGACCGACTTCCATGCGTCCGTTGCTGATCACGTCCAGCAGGGCGCATTCACCAGCAACTCGCAGCGGGTGCCAGAACGGCGCGATGATGGTGCCGGCGCCCAGGTGAATGGTCGTGGTCTTGCCGGCCAGGTAGGCCAGCAGCGGCATGGGGCTGGGGGAAATGGTGTACTCCATGGCGTGGTGTTCGCCGATCCACACCGTGCTGAACCCGCCTTCTTCGGCCATCAGGGTCAGCTCGGTCAGGTCTTCGAAAAGCTGGCGGTGGCTGGTCTTCTCGTCCCAGCGCTCCATGTGCACGAACAGCGAAAATTTCATCTTGCCTACCTCGGATCTGTTGGCGGTGGTTCGTCCCGGCCAGGGGCGTGCCGTGGCCCGGACAGTCAATGGCGTGGGATATGTCAGGCGAACGTGGGCAGGGCACCCATTTTTCCGCGGCAATAGACCAACGGGGTTTGCGGGGCGCTGGGCACCAGCAGATTCTTGACCGCGCCGACCATGATCGCGTGATCGCCGCCTTCGTATTCCCGCCACAGTTCGCACTCGATGACCGCGATGGCGTTGTCGAGGACCGGATTGCCCAGCGCGCTCAGGCTCCATGCGATGCCATCGGCCTTGTTCTTGCCCTTGCTGGCGAAGGCGTAGGCTTCGGCTTGCTGGTCGCTGGAGAGCAGATGGATGGCGAAGCGCTTGCTGCGAATCAGATGAGGATAGGAGTCGGCCTTGTAGTTGGGGCAGAACAACACGAGGGCCGGATCGATGGACAGCGAACTGAAGGCGCTGGCGGTCATGCCCACGAGCTGGCCTTGATCGTCCAGCGTGGTGATCACGGTCACGCCAGAGGGGAACGAGCCCATGACTTGTTTGTAGATTTCGGCATCGATCATCAAAGGTACCTCGGGTTTGTTCGAATATTTATTGGTCTGATGGTATACCAAAGAATTGTTTGTGCAACCCTCAATTTCAGAGCTTCGCCGCGGTCCGGGTGGTCTTTTGAAACAGGTTAGGGTCAGACGCTCGCTTGCGTTTTCTTGGTATACCGTAATATGGTTTGTCTATCAGAAACGGGTTGCGCCTGATGACCCGGATTCCTACAAGAACAACAACAGACTCGAGTGAAAACCTATGTCCGAGCGTTCATCGCAAGACCCATTGATCGAGAGCCATACCGTCGAGCAGGTCCCCCACGCCGAGCGCCATGGGCGGGCTCGGGACCTCTTCACGCTGTGGTTCAGCACCAACA contains:
- a CDS encoding NAD(P)H-dependent flavin oxidoreductase, with product MPKPDRLSEWGITHPIIQAPMVGVSTPQLAAAVSNAGALGSIGLGASTPEQGRELIRQTRALTGNPFNVNMFCHRPAVFDHARNEAWLKHLVSFFAEFESVPPTVLKEIYKSFVDDRAMLEMLVEEKPAVVSFHFGAPPAQWIEELKSAGIYTMGCATTLSEARQLEQAGAQVIVAQGYEAGGHRGVFDDAFGKDQQMGLFALLRIIVAAVDLPVIAAGGIMEGAGINAAMMLGASACQLGTAFILCPESCATPAHREALKGPKAHQTRVTSYLSGRPARGIENRLYLESGADRIPLPAEYPLAYDAAKALHGAASAKGCHDFAAQWAGQGAPLARELPAQRLVQVLVEEMQAASRFSHS
- a CDS encoding LLM class flavin-dependent oxidoreductase — protein: MKFSLFVHMERWDEKTSHRQLFEDLTELTLMAEEGGFSTVWIGEHHAMEYTISPSPMPLLAYLAGKTTTIHLGAGTIIAPFWHPLRVAGECALLDVISNGRMEVGLARGAYQVEFDRMAGGMPASSGGNALREMVPVVRKLWEGDYAHDGDIWKFPTSTSVPKPVRTPPMWIAARDPDSHNFAVANGCNVMVTPLMKGDEEVVDLKNKFEAALANNPTVPRPQLMVLRHTHVHGNDDPEGWKVGATAISRFYRTFDAWFGNKTTPVNGFLEPSPESKFAERPEFELENIRKNTMIGTPEQVIARIKHYQELGVDEFSFWCDNSLPHAEKKKSLELFINEVVPAFR
- a CDS encoding flavin reductase family protein — encoded protein: MIDAEIYKQVMGSFPSGVTVITTLDDQGQLVGMTASAFSSLSIDPALVLFCPNYKADSYPHLIRSKRFAIHLLSSDQQAEAYAFASKGKNKADGIAWSLSALGNPVLDNAIAVIECELWREYEGGDHAIMVGAVKNLLVPSAPQTPLVYCRGKMGALPTFA